The Williamsia sp. DF01-3 genome has a window encoding:
- the rplC gene encoding 50S ribosomal protein L3, which yields MTQRNVKGILGTKLGMTQVFDEDNRVIPVTVVKAGPNVVTQIRTEETDGYTAVQLAYGAIDPRKVTKPVAGQFAKAGVTPRRHLTEIRVHDVSDYTVGQELTAEIFADGALVDVTGTSKGKGFAGVMKRHGFKGLGASHGVHRVHRAPGSIGGCATPGRVFKGMRMAGRMGNDKVTTQNLKVHKVDAESGLLLIKGAIPGRKGAVVIVRDAMKGGA from the coding sequence ATGACTCAAAGAAATGTGAAGGGAATCCTGGGCACGAAGCTCGGGATGACCCAGGTCTTCGACGAAGACAACCGGGTGATCCCGGTGACCGTCGTCAAGGCCGGACCCAACGTGGTCACCCAGATCCGCACCGAAGAGACCGACGGTTACACCGCCGTGCAGCTCGCCTACGGTGCCATCGACCCGCGCAAGGTCACCAAGCCTGTCGCCGGTCAGTTCGCCAAGGCCGGGGTCACCCCGCGCAGGCACCTGACCGAGATCCGCGTCCACGACGTGTCCGACTACACCGTCGGACAGGAACTGACCGCCGAGATCTTCGCCGACGGAGCACTGGTCGACGTGACCGGGACCTCCAAGGGCAAGGGCTTCGCCGGTGTCATGAAGCGCCACGGCTTCAAGGGCCTGGGCGCCAGCCACGGCGTGCACCGCGTGCACCGCGCTCCCGGTTCCATCGGTGGCTGCGCCACCCCCGGTCGCGTGTTCAAGGGCATGCGGATGGCCGGACGGATGGGCAACGACAAGGTCACCACGCAGAACCTGAAGGTCCACAAGGTGGACGCCGAATCGGGCCTCCTGCTGATCAAGGGAGCAATCCCCGGTCGCAAGGGCGCGGTTGTCATCGTTCGCGACGCAATGAAGGGTGGTGCATAG
- the rplW gene encoding 50S ribosomal protein L23, giving the protein MTVQANPRDIILAPVISEKSYGLIEDNVYTFFVHPESNKTQIKIAIEEIFGVQVSSVNTANRQGKRKRTRFGYGKRKDTKRAIVTLTADSKPIEIFGGPVG; this is encoded by the coding sequence ATGACAGTTCAGGCAAACCCCCGCGACATCATCCTGGCGCCGGTCATCTCCGAGAAGTCCTACGGACTGATCGAGGACAACGTGTACACGTTCTTCGTGCATCCGGAGTCGAACAAGACCCAGATCAAGATCGCCATCGAAGAGATCTTCGGCGTGCAGGTCTCGAGCGTGAACACCGCCAACCGTCAGGGCAAGCGCAAGCGCACCCGCTTCGGCTACGGCAAGCGCAAGGACACCAAGCGCGCGATCGTGACACTGACCGCAGACAGCAAGCCCATCGAGATCTTCGGAGGCCCGGTCGGCTGA
- the rpsS gene encoding 30S ribosomal protein S19, translating into MPRSLKKGPFVDDHLLSKVDVQNEKGTKQVIKTWSRRSTIIPDFIGHTFAVHDGRKHVPVFVSESMVGHKLGEFAPTRTFKGHIKDDRKAKRR; encoded by the coding sequence ATGCCACGCAGCCTCAAGAAGGGCCCCTTCGTCGACGACCACCTGTTGAGCAAGGTCGACGTTCAGAACGAAAAGGGCACCAAGCAGGTCATCAAGACCTGGTCCCGTCGGTCCACCATCATTCCGGACTTCATCGGTCACACCTTCGCCGTCCACGACGGCCGCAAGCATGTGCCGGTGTTCGTCTCGGAGTCCATGGTCGGTCACAAGCTCGGCGAGTTCGCGCCGACGCGCACCTTCAAGGGACACATCAAAGACGACCGGAAAGCGAAGCGTCGGTAG
- the rpsQ gene encoding 30S ribosomal protein S17, whose amino-acid sequence MSEDQKVTETSTTEERARRKERIGYVVSDKMQKTIVVELEDRVMHPLYGKIIRTTSKVKAHDENETAGIGDRVRLMETRPTSATKRWRLVEVLEKAK is encoded by the coding sequence ATGAGCGAGGACCAAAAAGTGACTGAAACGTCCACCACCGAGGAGCGTGCACGCCGCAAAGAGCGGATCGGGTACGTCGTCTCGGACAAGATGCAGAAGACCATCGTGGTCGAGCTGGAAGATCGTGTGATGCACCCGCTTTACGGCAAGATCATCCGCACCACCAGCAAGGTCAAGGCTCACGACGAGAACGAGACCGCCGGCATCGGCGACCGCGTTCGCCTGATGGAGACCCGCCCGACCAGTGCCACCAAGCGCTGGCGTCTGGTCGAGGTCCTCGAGAAGGCCAAGTAA
- a CDS encoding response regulator transcription factor: MVVDDEPLIRQSIADRLGAEGFAVITADTGPAAIDAHRSTDPDAVILDLMLPGMDGLEVCRRIQAHSATPVLMLTARSGETDLVIGLGVGADDYLAKPFSMRELVARTRALLRRAERYGPFTDSAAEPAAADPADEVRDGLRIDEAARQVTVEGQEVHLTRTEFDLLAFLLRHPGAVLSREQLLDAVWHWPAAGETRTVDSHIRSLRKKVGSSRIRTVHGIGYALEVRAVSGTEGSP, translated from the coding sequence CTGGTCGTCGACGACGAGCCACTGATCCGTCAGTCGATCGCGGACCGCCTTGGCGCGGAGGGCTTCGCGGTGATCACGGCCGACACGGGGCCTGCTGCGATCGACGCTCATCGCAGCACCGATCCGGATGCGGTGATCCTCGATCTGATGCTTCCGGGGATGGACGGCCTCGAGGTCTGCCGGCGCATCCAGGCACATTCGGCGACCCCGGTACTGATGCTCACCGCCCGCTCCGGCGAGACCGACCTCGTCATCGGACTGGGAGTGGGCGCCGACGACTACCTGGCCAAGCCGTTCTCGATGCGCGAGCTCGTGGCGCGCACCCGCGCCCTGCTCCGACGTGCCGAACGCTACGGCCCGTTCACCGACTCTGCCGCCGAGCCCGCGGCGGCAGATCCGGCCGACGAGGTGAGAGACGGTCTGCGCATCGATGAGGCCGCCCGGCAGGTGACGGTCGAAGGGCAAGAGGTACATCTCACCCGCACCGAGTTCGACCTCCTGGCGTTCCTGCTCCGCCACCCCGGCGCCGTGCTCAGTCGTGAACAGTTGCTCGACGCGGTCTGGCACTGGCCCGCCGCCGGAGAGACCCGCACGGTCGACAGCCACATCCGTTCCCTCCGCAAGAAGGTGGGTTCGTCTCGGATACGGACCGTGCACGGCATCGGCTACGCGCTCGAGGTCCGCGCGGTGTCGGGAACCGAGGGATCGCCGTGA
- the rpsC gene encoding 30S ribosomal protein S3 translates to MGQKINPHGFRLGITTDWKSRWYADKQYAEYVKEDVAIRKLLATGLERAGIAKVEIERTRDRVRVDIHTARPGIVIGRRGAEADRIRGDLEKLTGKQVQLNILEVKNAESEAQLVAQGVAEQLSNRVAFRRAMRKAIQSAMRQPNVKGIRVQCSGRLGGAEMSRSEFYREGRVPLHTLRADIDYGLYEAKTTFGRIGVKVWIYKGDIVGGKREALSSSAAPAEDRRPRRPARPKRSGSSGTTATSTEAGRAATATADAPAAVDAPATTPAPAQAENQEG, encoded by the coding sequence GTGGGCCAGAAGATCAACCCGCATGGCTTCCGTCTCGGTATCACCACGGACTGGAAGTCCCGGTGGTACGCAGACAAGCAGTATGCGGAATACGTCAAAGAGGATGTCGCCATCCGCAAGCTCCTGGCCACCGGCCTCGAGCGCGCCGGCATCGCCAAGGTGGAGATCGAGCGCACCCGTGACCGGGTTCGCGTCGACATCCACACCGCCCGTCCGGGCATCGTCATCGGTCGCCGCGGCGCCGAGGCCGACCGGATCCGTGGCGACCTGGAGAAGCTGACCGGCAAGCAGGTCCAGCTGAACATCCTCGAGGTCAAGAACGCCGAGTCGGAAGCTCAGCTGGTGGCACAGGGTGTCGCCGAGCAGCTCAGCAACCGCGTGGCTTTCCGCCGGGCGATGCGTAAGGCCATCCAGTCGGCCATGCGTCAGCCCAACGTCAAGGGAATCCGGGTCCAGTGCTCGGGTCGCCTCGGCGGTGCGGAGATGAGCCGCAGCGAGTTCTACCGCGAAGGTCGGGTGCCGCTGCACACGCTGCGCGCAGACATCGACTACGGCCTCTACGAGGCCAAGACAACCTTCGGCCGTATCGGCGTGAAGGTGTGGATCTACAAGGGCGACATCGTCGGTGGCAAGCGCGAGGCACTGTCCTCGTCGGCTGCTCCGGCTGAAGATCGTCGTCCGCGTCGTCCGGCCCGCCCGAAGCGGAGCGGTTCGTCGGGTACCACAGCGACCAGCACCGAAGCTGGACGTGCGGCCACCGCGACCGCAGATGCGCCTGCGGCTGTCGACGCTCCAGCGACAACGCCTGCCCCCGCGCAGGCCGAGAACCAGGAGGGCTGA
- the rpsJ gene encoding 30S ribosomal protein S10, whose product MAGQKIRIRLKAYDHEAIDASARKIVETVTRTGARVVGPVPLPTEKNVYCVIRSPHKYKDSREHFEMRTHKRLIDILDPTPKTVDALMRIDLPASVDVNIQ is encoded by the coding sequence GTGGCGGGACAAAAGATCCGCATCCGGCTCAAGGCCTACGACCATGAGGCGATCGACGCGTCGGCGCGCAAGATCGTGGAGACCGTGACCCGTACGGGTGCACGTGTGGTCGGCCCTGTGCCGTTGCCCACCGAAAAGAACGTGTATTGCGTCATCCGCTCGCCGCACAAGTACAAGGACTCGCGCGAGCATTTCGAGATGCGTACACACAAGCGACTGATCGACATCCTCGACCCGACGCCGAAGACCGTTGACGCCTTGATGCGCATCGATCTGCCGGCGAGCGTCGACGTCAACATCCAGTGA
- the rplB gene encoding 50S ribosomal protein L2 — protein MAIRKYKPTTPGRRGASGADFSEVTRDTPEKSLVRPLHGRGGRNAHGRITTRHKGGGHKRAYRLIDFRRHDKDGINAKVAHIEYDPNRTARIALLHYVDGEKRYIIAPKGLKQHDVVESGPTADIKPGNNLPMRNIPTGTQIHAVELRPGGGAKMARSAGASIQLLGKEGPYATLRMPSGEIRRVDVRCRATVGEVGNAEQSNINWGKAGRMRWKGKRPTVRGVVMNPVDHPHGGGEGKTSGGRHPVSPWGKPEGRTRKNKASDKLIVRRRRTGKNKR, from the coding sequence ATGGCTATTCGTAAGTACAAGCCGACGACCCCCGGTCGTCGTGGCGCTTCCGGCGCGGACTTCTCCGAAGTCACTCGTGACACCCCGGAGAAGTCGCTGGTTCGTCCGCTGCATGGTCGCGGTGGACGAAACGCCCACGGCCGCATCACAACCCGTCACAAGGGTGGTGGCCACAAGCGTGCCTACCGTCTGATCGACTTCCGTCGCCACGACAAGGACGGCATCAACGCCAAGGTCGCTCACATCGAGTACGACCCGAACCGCACTGCGCGGATCGCGTTGCTGCACTACGTCGACGGTGAGAAGCGGTACATCATCGCGCCCAAGGGACTCAAGCAGCACGACGTGGTGGAAAGCGGTCCGACCGCCGACATCAAGCCGGGCAACAACCTCCCGATGCGCAACATCCCGACCGGTACCCAGATCCACGCTGTGGAGCTGCGTCCCGGTGGCGGCGCCAAGATGGCTCGTAGCGCCGGTGCCTCGATCCAGTTGCTCGGTAAGGAAGGCCCCTACGCCACGCTGCGTATGCCTTCCGGTGAAATCCGTCGTGTCGACGTGCGCTGCCGCGCCACCGTCGGCGAGGTCGGCAACGCCGAGCAGAGCAACATCAACTGGGGCAAGGCCGGCCGTATGCGTTGGAAGGGCAAGCGCCCGACCGTCCGTGGTGTCGTGATGAACCCGGTCGACCACCCGCACGGTGGCGGCGAGGGCAAGACCTCCGGTGGTCGCCACCCGGTCAGCCCGTGGGGTAAGCCCGAGGGCCGTACCCGCAAGAACAAGGCCAGCGACAAGCTGATCGTCCGTCGCCGGCGCACCGGCAAGAACAAGCGATAA
- a CDS encoding C39 family peptidase — MGEGDAEYSAQGSSTASASDDTGTLDELESVLTELWPDQDAAPPDEPAEPSDGVGGGDADEYSEHWFQQAVNGTCVPASVAQIVAEYSGEDIQSEEAFVEMAQDNGYFLDGEIENGMPIYAAADLLEQNGIPATVETGTMDDLATALEEGRGVMLYVDSGEYWDPEQEERDEAMGRDQGGDHCVVISEIDTDKGVVYLSDPGHPDGDRMEVPLDEFEEAWGEADNTMIVCDEPSPNAGVSEDDPTRDPLLDDLDADETPGLSNVIDWLTDRPWNLLPVVIGGK, encoded by the coding sequence ATGGGTGAAGGCGATGCCGAATACAGCGCGCAGGGCAGCTCGACAGCGTCGGCGTCCGACGACACCGGCACACTCGATGAACTCGAGTCGGTGCTGACAGAACTGTGGCCCGATCAGGATGCGGCTCCGCCGGACGAGCCCGCGGAACCGTCTGACGGGGTCGGCGGCGGCGACGCGGACGAATACTCCGAACACTGGTTCCAGCAAGCCGTGAACGGCACCTGCGTGCCGGCGAGTGTCGCCCAGATCGTTGCGGAATACAGCGGCGAAGACATCCAGAGCGAAGAAGCCTTTGTCGAGATGGCCCAGGACAACGGCTACTTCCTCGACGGCGAGATCGAGAACGGCATGCCCATCTACGCTGCGGCGGACCTGCTCGAACAGAACGGGATCCCGGCCACCGTCGAGACCGGCACGATGGACGACCTCGCGACCGCCTTGGAGGAAGGGCGCGGCGTCATGCTGTACGTCGACTCCGGGGAGTACTGGGATCCGGAGCAGGAGGAGCGCGACGAAGCCATGGGTCGCGACCAGGGAGGCGATCACTGTGTGGTGATCAGCGAGATCGACACCGACAAAGGTGTGGTCTACCTCAGCGACCCAGGGCATCCCGACGGCGACCGCATGGAAGTCCCACTCGACGAATTCGAGGAGGCATGGGGCGAAGCCGACAACACGATGATCGTGTGCGACGAACCCTCACCCAATGCCGGTGTGTCCGAGGACGACCCCACACGGGATCCGCTTCTCGACGACCTCGATGCCGACGAGACACCTGGGCTCTCCAACGTCATCGACTGGCTCACCGATCGCCCGTGGAACCTGCTGCCGGTGGTGATCGGCGGCAAGTAG
- a CDS encoding CE1759 family FMN reductase — MNPTRVVVVSAGVGEPSSTRLLADRLAASVQAQRDSVVVETVDLREIAVDIARSMIAGFPVGAADPAVRAVVEADAVVAATPVFNASYSGLFKSFFDIIDKDSFAGKPVLIAATGGSPRHSMVLDHAVRPMFSYLRAVVVPTGVYAASEDWAGTSGDTATLADRVDRAAGELVALLGGTRTTPSPVDDDEAGIANFARLLGESFHQPN; from the coding sequence ATGAACCCGACTCGTGTGGTGGTCGTGAGTGCCGGTGTCGGTGAACCGTCGTCGACTCGGCTACTCGCGGACCGGCTCGCTGCTTCGGTTCAGGCGCAACGTGATTCGGTTGTCGTCGAGACGGTCGACCTGCGGGAGATCGCGGTGGACATCGCCCGGAGCATGATCGCCGGATTCCCGGTGGGTGCTGCGGATCCCGCGGTGAGGGCTGTTGTCGAAGCCGATGCCGTCGTCGCTGCAACACCGGTGTTCAACGCGTCCTACAGCGGATTGTTCAAGTCGTTCTTCGACATCATCGACAAGGACAGTTTTGCCGGTAAGCCGGTGCTCATCGCTGCCACCGGTGGTAGCCCGCGACACTCGATGGTGCTCGATCACGCTGTGCGGCCGATGTTCTCGTATCTGCGCGCTGTGGTGGTCCCGACTGGCGTATATGCCGCGTCCGAGGATTGGGCGGGTACCTCCGGGGACACCGCCACGCTTGCCGACCGGGTGGATCGTGCCGCCGGAGAACTGGTGGCGCTGTTGGGCGGCACCCGTACGACGCCATCGCCGGTTGACGATGACGAAGCCGGAATCGCCAACTTCGCTCGGCTGCTGGGGGAGTCCTTCCACCAACCGAACTGA
- a CDS encoding LLM class flavin-dependent oxidoreductase, whose amino-acid sequence MQFGIFTVGDVTVDPTTGVEPTENDRIKAMVAIAKKAEDVGLDVFATGEHHNKPFVPSSPTTMLGYIAAQTKTLQLSTSTTLITTNDPVKIAEDFAMLQHLADGRVDLMLGRGNTGPVYPWFGKDIRQGIPLAIENYHLLHRLWTEEVVDWQGKFRTPLTSFTSTPRPLDGVAPFVWHGSIRSPEIAEQAAYYGDGFFANHIFWPKEHFQQLIGFYRERYEHYGHGTASQAVVGLGGQFFIRPKSQDAVNEFRPYFDNAPVYGHGPSLEEFTADTPLTVGSPQQFVDKTLSFREHFGDYQRQLFLVDHAGLPLKTVLEQLDQLGEVLPQLRAGFAEGRPSDVPDAPTHASLVAARSAAVTEGDTIEAEAISR is encoded by the coding sequence ATGCAGTTCGGAATCTTCACCGTCGGCGATGTCACCGTCGACCCCACCACCGGTGTGGAACCCACCGAGAACGACCGGATCAAGGCGATGGTCGCCATCGCCAAGAAGGCAGAAGACGTCGGGCTCGACGTTTTCGCCACCGGTGAGCACCACAACAAGCCGTTTGTGCCCTCGTCTCCCACGACGATGCTCGGTTACATCGCAGCCCAGACCAAGACTCTGCAGCTGTCGACGTCGACCACACTGATCACCACCAACGACCCGGTGAAGATCGCCGAGGACTTCGCGATGTTGCAGCACCTGGCCGACGGCCGTGTCGATCTGATGCTGGGCCGCGGCAACACGGGTCCGGTCTATCCGTGGTTCGGCAAGGACATCCGGCAGGGCATCCCGCTCGCAATCGAGAATTACCATCTGCTGCACCGACTCTGGACCGAAGAGGTGGTGGACTGGCAGGGCAAGTTCCGTACGCCGCTCACCTCGTTCACCTCCACGCCGCGACCGCTCGACGGCGTCGCGCCATTCGTCTGGCACGGGTCGATCCGTAGCCCGGAGATCGCCGAGCAGGCCGCTTATTACGGAGACGGCTTCTTCGCCAACCACATCTTCTGGCCCAAGGAGCACTTCCAGCAGCTGATCGGTTTCTACCGTGAGCGCTACGAGCACTACGGTCACGGCACCGCGTCCCAGGCCGTCGTGGGACTCGGCGGGCAGTTCTTCATCCGCCCCAAGTCGCAGGATGCGGTCAACGAGTTCCGGCCGTACTTCGACAACGCGCCGGTCTACGGTCACGGCCCCTCGCTCGAAGAGTTCACCGCGGACACGCCGCTCACCGTCGGCAGCCCACAGCAGTTCGTGGACAAGACGCTGAGCTTCCGTGAGCACTTCGGCGACTACCAACGCCAGCTGTTCCTGGTCGACCATGCAGGACTGCCGCTGAAAACCGTTCTTGAACAACTCGATCAACTCGGGGAGGTACTGCCGCAACTGCGAGCGGGATTCGCCGAGGGGCGCCCTTCGGACGTTCCGGACGCGCCCACCCACGCATCGCTGGTAGCCGCACGAAGCGCTGCGGTCACCGAGGGTGACACAATCGAGGCGGAGGCGATCAGCCGATGA
- the rplV gene encoding 50S ribosomal protein L22 — translation MSTETTNPTAKATAKFVRVTPMKARRVIDLVRGKNVDEALDILQFAPQAASEPVAKVLASAVANAENNLDLDRRTLVVSQAFADEGPTMKRFRPRAQGRAFRIRKRTSHITVVVESIARSDAAAGRNRRKGAQ, via the coding sequence ATGAGTACTGAAACAACCAATCCGACCGCCAAGGCGACCGCGAAGTTCGTGCGTGTCACGCCGATGAAGGCGCGTCGTGTCATCGACCTGGTCCGCGGCAAGAACGTGGACGAGGCCCTCGACATCCTGCAGTTCGCGCCCCAGGCCGCGAGCGAGCCGGTTGCCAAGGTGCTCGCCAGCGCCGTGGCCAACGCGGAGAACAACCTCGACCTCGACCGTCGCACCCTCGTGGTGTCGCAGGCGTTCGCCGACGAGGGTCCGACCATGAAGCGGTTCCGTCCGCGCGCCCAGGGGCGTGCCTTCCGGATCCGTAAGCGGACCAGCCACATCACCGTCGTGGTGGAAAGCATCGCCAGGAGCGACGCGGCCGCCGGCCGCAATCGCCGGAAGGGAGCTCAGTAG
- the rplD gene encoding 50S ribosomal protein L4: protein MSVNTEKQQTRTVDVKSFGGKTDGTVELPAEIFDAPANISLMHQVVIAQQGAARQGTHATKTRAQVRGGGAKPYRQKGTGRARQGSTRAPQFTGGGTVHGPQPRDYSQRTPKKMKAAALRGALSDRARNDRIHVITELVSGQAPSTKSARQFLEELSDRRKFLLVVGREDVAAWKSVQNLQHVLPIAPDQLNTYDVLDADEVVFSREALGVFIDGAKKDEKEA from the coding sequence GTGAGCGTCAACACTGAGAAGCAGCAGACCCGCACGGTCGACGTGAAGAGCTTCGGCGGCAAGACCGACGGAACCGTCGAGCTGCCTGCCGAGATCTTCGACGCACCGGCGAACATCTCGCTGATGCACCAGGTCGTCATCGCGCAGCAGGGTGCCGCACGCCAGGGCACCCACGCCACCAAGACGCGGGCCCAGGTCCGCGGTGGCGGCGCAAAGCCGTACCGCCAGAAGGGAACCGGTCGCGCCCGCCAGGGCTCGACCCGCGCCCCGCAGTTCACCGGTGGTGGCACCGTCCACGGCCCACAGCCGCGCGACTACAGCCAGCGCACCCCCAAGAAGATGAAGGCAGCCGCCCTGCGCGGTGCCCTCTCCGACCGGGCCCGCAACGACCGCATCCACGTGATCACCGAACTGGTTTCCGGGCAGGCCCCGTCCACCAAGTCGGCTCGTCAGTTCCTCGAAGAGCTGTCCGATCGTCGTAAGTTCCTGCTGGTCGTCGGACGTGAAGACGTCGCCGCATGGAAGAGCGTGCAGAACCTGCAGCACGTTCTGCCCATCGCACCCGACCAGCTGAACACCTACGACGTGCTCGATGCCGACGAGGTCGTGTTCAGCCGTGAGGCACTCGGCGTCTTCATCGACGGCGCCAAAAAAGATGAGAAGGAGGCCTGA
- a CDS encoding HAMP domain-containing sensor histidine kinase, which yields MLPRPLDPLHSFKFKTAVVVGCALFTSSVSFWITAQWQFRYALLMALLVAIVVTFVLAHGMTSPLREMTGAVRRMSRGDYTARVRATSRDEIGTLATAFNQMADDLAGEDRYRREVIGNVAHELRTPVAALHAVLENMVDGVRTPDQETLELALSQTDRLGRLITELLDLSRIEGGVAQLDHQRIDLTCFAETAVAECRLRSPGDVSFAIDVAAGLHVHADEGRLHQVLANLLDNAARHSPPGGVVEVSAWPEGEVIVIDVADQGPGIAPAERLRIFERFSRGGSRDGGTGLGLAIAQWVITLHAGDIGVVDDPEGCRIRIRLPLVPAD from the coding sequence ATGCTGCCCCGGCCGCTGGACCCGCTGCACTCGTTCAAGTTCAAGACCGCGGTTGTGGTCGGTTGCGCACTGTTCACCTCGAGCGTGTCCTTCTGGATCACCGCGCAGTGGCAGTTCCGGTACGCCTTGCTGATGGCACTGCTCGTCGCGATTGTCGTCACGTTTGTGCTCGCCCACGGGATGACGTCTCCGCTGCGCGAGATGACGGGGGCGGTGCGCCGGATGTCCCGCGGCGACTACACCGCCCGCGTCCGAGCGACGTCTCGCGACGAGATCGGCACGCTGGCAACGGCTTTCAATCAGATGGCCGATGACCTCGCCGGGGAGGACCGCTATCGCCGCGAGGTCATCGGAAATGTCGCCCACGAGTTGCGGACACCGGTCGCCGCACTGCACGCAGTGCTGGAGAACATGGTCGACGGCGTGCGAACGCCGGACCAGGAGACCCTCGAACTGGCGCTCTCGCAGACGGACCGGCTGGGACGGCTGATCACCGAGTTGCTGGACCTGTCCCGGATCGAAGGCGGGGTCGCCCAGCTCGACCACCAGCGCATCGATCTCACATGCTTCGCCGAGACCGCCGTCGCCGAATGCCGGCTCCGCTCACCGGGCGACGTCTCGTTTGCGATCGACGTAGCGGCCGGCCTCCACGTTCACGCCGACGAGGGCCGTCTGCACCAGGTGCTCGCCAATCTCCTCGACAACGCGGCCCGCCACTCCCCGCCCGGCGGCGTCGTGGAGGTCAGTGCCTGGCCGGAGGGCGAGGTGATTGTCATCGACGTGGCCGACCAGGGCCCGGGTATCGCGCCCGCCGAGCGACTGCGCATCTTCGAGCGGTTCAGTCGAGGCGGATCACGCGACGGCGGAACAGGTCTGGGTCTGGCCATCGCCCAGTGGGTGATCACACTGCACGCCGGCGACATCGGTGTGGTCGACGACCCTGAGGGATGCCGGATCCGGATCCGCCTACCGCTCGTGCCCGCCGACTGA
- the rplP gene encoding 50S ribosomal protein L16, with product MLIPRRVKHRKQHHPSLKGQAKGGTKVTFGDYGIQALESAYITNRQIESARIAINRHIKRGGKVWINIFPDRPLTKKPAETRMGSGKGSPEWWVAPVKPGRVLFEMSYPNEETAREALRRAQHKLPIKTRIVTREEQF from the coding sequence ATGTTGATCCCTCGTCGGGTCAAACACCGCAAGCAGCACCACCCCAGCCTGAAAGGTCAGGCCAAGGGCGGCACCAAGGTGACGTTCGGTGACTACGGCATCCAGGCACTGGAGAGCGCGTACATCACCAACCGTCAGATCGAGTCAGCTCGTATCGCAATCAACCGGCACATCAAGCGTGGCGGCAAGGTGTGGATCAACATCTTCCCCGACCGCCCGTTGACGAAGAAGCCTGCCGAGACCCGCATGGGTTCCGGTAAGGGTTCGCCCGAGTGGTGGGTCGCGCCGGTCAAGCCGGGTCGCGTGCTGTTCGAGATGAGCTACCCCAATGAGGAGACCGCTCGCGAGGCCCTGCGTCGCGCGCAGCACAAGCTCCCGATCAAGACCCGCATCGTGACCAGGGAGGAGCAGTTCTGA
- the rpmC gene encoding 50S ribosomal protein L29: MSVGIAAAELRELSDEELVERLRESKEELFNLRFQMATGQLDNNRRLRTVRREIARVYTVMRERELGLASGPEAESGDDA, from the coding sequence ATGTCTGTCGGAATCGCCGCCGCCGAGCTCCGCGAGCTCAGTGACGAAGAACTGGTCGAACGTTTGCGTGAGTCGAAGGAAGAGCTGTTCAACCTTCGGTTCCAGATGGCCACCGGTCAGCTCGACAACAACCGCCGGCTGCGTACCGTGCGTCGCGAGATCGCGCGCGTGTACACCGTCATGCGGGAGCGCGAGCTCGGCCTGGCCTCAGGACCCGAAGCCGAGAGCGGTGACGACGCATGA